One stretch of Pedobacter riviphilus DNA includes these proteins:
- a CDS encoding Na+/H+ antiporter, whose amino-acid sequence MHQLIIQYAFLLAIILFVVMLAQKIRVAYPILLVIAGLALSFLPILRNIEIEPELIFVIFLPPLLYEAAWNTSWKDFWKWRRVISSFAFPIVILTSSIVALISQSLIPGFTWALGFLLGGIISPPDAVSASAILKSVKVPKRLTTIIEGESLLNDASSLVVFRFALAAVMTGSFVFSKAAGNFVLVIVMGILIGIAVALVFYALHRWLPTTTNIDIILTFLTPYVMYITAEEFEFSGVLAVVSGGLFLSARRDQILTHRSRLQGINVWEAVAFVLNGFVFLLIGLEFPVIIHGLGSDGLLPAIRYSAIICLVLIVTRFASTYGALYFTRFISRYITTADPNPNLKAPLLFGWAGMRGVVSLAAALSIPIALKSGEAFPQRNLILFITFSVILVTLVLQGLTLPALIKWVDMPDPDYTVSFEQQKQMVRKKLSMLSLKILDEKYHEALLHNDMIRSIKIRIEAEMELLRDWEKEENISRSEGFYHDYRVALEDIMAEQRILLKGLNKKEQINDELIREQLELLDLEEEKLRRHFSHRDI is encoded by the coding sequence ATGCACCAACTGATTATACAATATGCTTTCCTGCTTGCAATTATTCTATTTGTGGTAATGTTGGCACAAAAAATCCGCGTGGCATATCCTATTTTGCTGGTAATTGCAGGCTTAGCATTGAGTTTTTTGCCCATACTTCGCAATATTGAGATTGAACCAGAGCTTATTTTTGTAATCTTTTTGCCGCCATTGTTATACGAAGCTGCATGGAATACTTCCTGGAAAGATTTCTGGAAGTGGCGCAGAGTGATCAGCAGTTTTGCTTTTCCAATTGTTATTCTTACCTCTAGTATTGTTGCTTTAATTTCTCAAAGTTTAATTCCAGGTTTTACATGGGCGCTGGGTTTTTTGTTAGGGGGTATTATTTCTCCACCAGATGCGGTATCGGCATCAGCCATACTTAAAAGTGTTAAAGTACCCAAAAGGCTTACCACAATTATAGAAGGCGAAAGTTTACTAAACGATGCATCCAGTTTAGTGGTATTCCGCTTTGCATTAGCTGCAGTAATGACTGGTAGTTTCGTGTTTAGTAAGGCTGCTGGCAATTTTGTGCTGGTTATTGTAATGGGGATTTTAATAGGGATTGCGGTGGCTTTAGTTTTTTATGCTTTGCACCGATGGCTGCCCACCACTACAAATATTGATATTATTCTTACTTTTTTAACGCCATACGTCATGTACATAACCGCAGAGGAGTTTGAGTTTTCTGGTGTTTTGGCTGTAGTAAGTGGTGGCTTGTTTCTTTCAGCCCGCAGAGACCAAATTCTTACCCATCGGAGCCGCTTGCAGGGCATAAATGTTTGGGAAGCCGTAGCTTTTGTACTGAATGGCTTTGTTTTTTTGTTAATTGGCTTAGAATTTCCAGTAATTATTCATGGTTTGGGTAGCGATGGTCTTTTGCCAGCTATCCGTTACAGTGCCATTATTTGCCTGGTTTTAATCGTTACGAGGTTCGCAAGTACCTATGGTGCTTTGTATTTTACGCGTTTCATTAGCCGCTATATTACCACTGCCGACCCCAATCCAAACTTGAAAGCGCCTTTACTTTTTGGCTGGGCGGGAATGAGAGGAGTGGTTTCTTTAGCGGCGGCGCTTTCTATTCCGATAGCTTTAAAATCAGGTGAAGCTTTTCCTCAGCGCAACTTAATCTTATTTATCACTTTCAGTGTGATATTGGTTACCTTGGTTTTACAAGGCTTAACATTACCCGCTTTAATAAAATGGGTAGACATGCCCGATCCGGATTATACTGTTTCTTTCGAACAGCAAAAACAAATGGTAAGAAAGAAATTATCCATGTTATCACTTAAAATCCTGGATGAAAAATACCACGAAGCCTTATTGCACAACGATATGATCAGGTCGATAAAAATCCGTATTGAGGCAGAAATGGAATTGTTGAGAGATTGGGAAAAAGAGGAGAACATTTCAAGGTCTGAAGGCTTTTATCACGACTATCGCGTTGCACTTGAAGATATTATGGCCGAACAGCGTATTTTGCTGAAAGGATTAAATAAAAAAGAGCAGATTAATGATGAACTGATCAGGGAACAGCTAGAACTGCTCGATCTTGAGGAAGAAAAACTTCGCCGGCATTTTAGTCATAGAGATATATAA